The proteins below are encoded in one region of Aquisphaera giovannonii:
- a CDS encoding amidase has product MGRRAAIGALGVGTATFRRALAAQAAQAGAVTAEMVRQAEWIAGLSLTDGEREQAVAELKGTTASFRALREVAIPYDVPPALSFVPAPGLRPASGVSRGGATPITATVASRPAGDEELAFLPVSELAGLVRTREVTSTELTKLYLARLRRFDPVLKCVVTLTEDLAMKQAAAADAEIAAGKYRGPLHGIPWGAKDLIAYPGYPTGWGAPQFKGRVIDEKATVAARLEEAGAVLVAKLSLGALAMGDRWYGGQTRSPWDPRRGSSGSSAGSASAVAAGLVGFAIGSETLGSIVSPSRACGTSGLRPTFGRVSRHGCMALSWSMDKIGPIARSIEDCALVFDAIHGHDGLDATAVDQPFAWPPKADLSGLRIGYVEDPQRPADRREELHVLKSLGLDPRPIELPRDVPARDILIMLTAECAAAFDELTRNHVTEGLNEWPATFLEGQFIPAVEYLRASRARTLLMRSMARLMEAVDVYVGAGDDLVITNLTGHPTAVFPGPLRDINGRPGPRSVTLTGRLHDESTLLAVAHAYQQATGHHRVHPPLERFLAEQGEATIKPVS; this is encoded by the coding sequence ATGGGCCGCCGCGCGGCGATCGGGGCCCTGGGCGTCGGGACGGCGACCTTCCGCCGGGCCCTCGCGGCGCAGGCGGCCCAGGCCGGCGCGGTCACGGCGGAGATGGTCCGCCAGGCCGAGTGGATCGCCGGGCTCTCGCTCACGGACGGGGAGCGCGAGCAGGCGGTCGCGGAGCTGAAGGGGACGACCGCCTCCTTCCGGGCGCTCCGCGAGGTCGCGATCCCTTACGACGTCCCGCCGGCGCTCTCGTTCGTCCCCGCGCCCGGGCTCCGGCCCGCGTCGGGCGTGTCGCGAGGCGGGGCGACGCCGATCACCGCCACCGTCGCGTCGCGGCCGGCCGGCGACGAGGAGCTGGCCTTCCTCCCGGTCTCCGAGCTGGCGGGGCTCGTCCGCACCCGGGAGGTGACCTCGACCGAGCTGACGAAGCTCTACCTCGCCCGGCTTCGGCGGTTCGACCCGGTCCTCAAGTGCGTGGTGACGCTCACCGAGGACCTGGCGATGAAGCAGGCGGCGGCCGCGGACGCGGAGATCGCCGCCGGCAAGTACCGCGGCCCGCTGCACGGCATCCCGTGGGGGGCGAAGGACCTGATCGCCTACCCCGGCTATCCCACCGGCTGGGGCGCGCCGCAGTTCAAGGGGCGGGTGATCGACGAGAAGGCGACCGTCGCCGCCCGGCTGGAAGAGGCCGGTGCGGTGCTCGTGGCCAAGCTCAGCCTGGGCGCCCTGGCGATGGGGGATAGATGGTACGGCGGCCAGACCCGGAGCCCCTGGGATCCGCGCCGGGGCTCGAGCGGCTCGTCGGCCGGCTCGGCCTCGGCGGTCGCGGCGGGGCTCGTCGGCTTCGCCATCGGCAGCGAGACGCTCGGCAGCATCGTCTCCCCCAGCCGGGCCTGCGGCACCTCCGGCCTGCGGCCGACCTTCGGGCGCGTCAGCCGCCACGGCTGCATGGCGCTCTCGTGGTCGATGGACAAGATCGGCCCGATCGCCCGATCCATCGAGGACTGCGCGCTCGTCTTCGACGCGATCCACGGCCACGACGGCCTCGACGCGACGGCCGTCGATCAGCCGTTCGCCTGGCCGCCGAAAGCAGACTTGTCGGGCCTCAGGATCGGCTACGTCGAGGATCCCCAGCGGCCGGCCGACCGCCGCGAGGAGCTGCACGTCCTGAAGTCGCTGGGCCTCGACCCGCGTCCGATCGAGCTGCCCAGGGACGTGCCCGCGCGCGACATCCTCATCATGCTGACCGCCGAGTGCGCCGCGGCGTTCGACGAGCTGACGCGGAACCACGTCACCGAGGGCCTGAATGAGTGGCCCGCCACGTTCCTGGAGGGCCAGTTCATCCCGGCGGTTGAGTACCTCCGCGCCTCGCGGGCGCGGACCCTGCTCATGCGGTCGATGGCCCGGCTGATGGAGGCCGTGGACGTCTACGTCGGCGCCGGGGACGACCTCGTGATCACTAACCTCACCGGCCATCCCACGGCCGTCTTCCCCGGCCCGCTGCGCGACATCAACGGCCGCCCCGGCCCGCGCTCCGTCACCCTCACCGGCCGCCTCCACGACGAGTCCACCCTGCTGGCCGTCGCCCACGCCTACCAGCAGGCCACCGGCCACCACCGGGTCCACCCGCCGCTGGAGCGATTCCTGGCGGAACAGGGCGAGGCAACGATCAAGCCGGTGTCTTGA
- a CDS encoding Gfo/Idh/MocA family protein — MKDANRPVSTRRELLQNTGRLAAASALAGVAVPSVHAAGTDLIQVALIGCGGRGTGAANNALSTKSGPIKLVAMADVFEEKLWKSYKNLYEDKEHAGKVDVPIDRQFIGFDAYKKAMDVLKPGDVAIFTTPPAFRWVHFTYAIEKGLNVFMEKPLTVDGPTSKRMLALAEAASKKNLKVGVGLMSRHSRAMQELAKRVHDGQIGEIVLQRGYRMHGPDGYFHSLPVPNGTGELFYQIKRFHSFLWASGGNYSDFYIHGIDHLCWMKNAWPVKAEAVGGRHYRNSPEGLPYIDQNFDVYSVEYTYADGTKFVYDGRCMDGCENRYASFLHGTKGSAVVSKAGDIGQPSSIYKTQSMKRPDLVWESKVKPEERDPYQNEWNELIEAIRKDTPYNEVKRGVEASLVTSMGRMAAHTGQEITFEDMLNCKHEFAPGVDKLTMDSPAPLQAGKDGKYPVPMPGITTTTEY; from the coding sequence ATGAAGGACGCGAACCGTCCGGTTTCCACCCGCCGCGAATTGCTCCAGAACACCGGCCGCCTGGCGGCCGCCTCCGCCCTGGCCGGCGTCGCCGTCCCCTCGGTCCACGCGGCGGGGACCGACCTGATCCAGGTGGCCCTGATCGGCTGCGGCGGCCGCGGCACCGGCGCGGCGAACAACGCGCTGTCCACCAAGAGCGGGCCCATCAAGCTCGTCGCCATGGCCGACGTCTTCGAGGAGAAGCTCTGGAAGAGCTACAAGAACCTGTACGAGGACAAGGAGCACGCCGGCAAGGTCGACGTGCCGATCGACCGCCAGTTCATCGGCTTCGACGCCTACAAGAAGGCGATGGACGTCCTGAAGCCGGGCGACGTGGCCATCTTCACGACGCCCCCGGCCTTCCGCTGGGTGCACTTCACCTACGCGATCGAGAAGGGCCTGAACGTCTTCATGGAGAAGCCGCTCACGGTGGACGGCCCGACGTCCAAGCGGATGCTCGCGCTGGCCGAGGCCGCCAGCAAGAAGAACCTGAAGGTGGGCGTCGGCCTGATGTCCCGCCACAGCCGGGCGATGCAGGAGCTGGCCAAGCGGGTGCACGACGGCCAGATCGGCGAGATCGTCCTCCAGCGCGGGTACCGGATGCACGGGCCCGACGGCTACTTCCACTCGCTGCCGGTGCCCAACGGGACGGGCGAGCTCTTCTACCAGATCAAGCGGTTCCACAGCTTCCTCTGGGCCAGCGGCGGCAACTACAGCGACTTCTACATCCACGGGATTGACCACCTCTGCTGGATGAAGAACGCCTGGCCGGTGAAGGCCGAGGCCGTGGGCGGCCGGCACTACCGCAACAGCCCCGAGGGGCTCCCCTACATCGACCAGAACTTCGACGTGTACTCGGTGGAGTACACCTACGCCGACGGCACGAAGTTCGTCTACGACGGCCGCTGCATGGACGGCTGCGAGAACCGGTACGCGAGCTTCCTGCACGGCACCAAGGGCTCGGCCGTCGTCTCCAAGGCCGGCGACATCGGCCAGCCCTCCAGCATCTACAAGACGCAGAGCATGAAGCGCCCGGACCTCGTCTGGGAGTCCAAGGTGAAGCCCGAGGAGCGGGACCCGTACCAGAACGAGTGGAACGAGCTGATCGAGGCCATCCGCAAGGACACGCCCTACAACGAGGTGAAGCGGGGCGTCGAGGCGAGCCTCGTGACCTCGATGGGCCGGATGGCCGCCCACACCGGCCAGGAGATCACGTTCGAGGATATGCTCAACTGCAAGCACGAGTTCGCGCCGGGCGTGGACAAGCTGACCATGGACTCCCCGGCCCCGCTCCAGGCCGGCAAGGACGGCAAGTACCCCGTCCCCATGCCGGGCATCACCACGACCACGGAGTATTGA
- a CDS encoding RNA polymerase sigma factor: protein MMKAPGRDLEALFATGASGGLPDRHLLAQFAATRDESAFGAIVVRHGPMVWGVCRRILRDPHDAEDAFQATFLVLARKAGSIARRERLAGWLYAVAHKTAVRARAMASRRRARERPVAEMPEPEAARDRDRDDLLAILDEELGRLPERFRMPVVLCDLEGRTQKDAASQLGCPPGTVSSRLSRGRAMLASRLTRRGVTLSAASLAASLVREAESASLPAGLIGATAWAASLFAAGGAAGTVPAGVLNLAGEVLRMMVLSRLKIAVPVLLALAGAGLIWNGIAGAGPQAQAPRPAQPPPAKATAPAPPKWAHMTSDTGFESWVRLEDGRNLWKSDEYAGVHDPASGTELFYQRGEPIVRRPEPVGVNPDGSRDVGYALDRAGVRPLDPAEIRRRTAPEGRRIVGGNFASDAEVADLDGRRCLRIDMSRPDSLGKLRLAEQTWYDLETGRPVRRREILQLGEQSRYKREYRTTTIAYGGTGPADIYAVGVPAGTPIVDEETLNKVKLPPTLQQAFEGAAECIERLPRSLRIVDDGNYGLQLTYWSAPEGYLEASAANARGHDSPRIYDVGPPRSFFADHQASSKVEIPRALRTRPGRDLPADALAAWLPIDKSVNVHLNDGKTQYDLTRLVDGTGKRNQVRVHVLRGDSFDSLPKPIQETWGYAFDNRRNIEVVPAEPGTPQGRVTIKVEYPQIRRLYEADPEHGYAVARKVEWSGLDGARMRFRTDSKAVRWAQLPGGIWYASEWTQLHHLDRFDASGKPEAEQQADSTRTRRVVITPMDPERFPPDIFDGQKFLDAARKEGAKIQVD from the coding sequence ATGATGAAGGCTCCCGGTCGGGATCTCGAGGCTCTGTTCGCGACGGGGGCGTCCGGCGGACTTCCAGACCGCCATCTCCTCGCGCAGTTCGCCGCGACCCGCGACGAGTCGGCGTTCGGGGCGATCGTCGTGCGCCACGGGCCGATGGTCTGGGGCGTCTGCCGGCGGATCCTGCGAGATCCCCATGATGCGGAGGACGCGTTCCAGGCCACGTTCCTCGTGCTCGCCCGGAAGGCCGGCTCGATCGCCCGTCGCGAGAGGCTGGCCGGCTGGCTCTACGCCGTGGCGCACAAGACGGCCGTGAGGGCCAGGGCGATGGCTTCCAGGCGGCGGGCGAGGGAGCGGCCGGTGGCGGAGATGCCCGAGCCCGAGGCCGCGAGGGACCGGGACCGGGACGACCTGCTGGCGATCCTGGACGAGGAGCTAGGCCGCCTGCCCGAGCGATTCCGGATGCCCGTCGTCCTCTGCGACCTGGAGGGCAGGACGCAGAAGGACGCGGCGAGCCAGCTCGGATGCCCGCCCGGCACGGTCTCGAGTCGGCTGTCGAGGGGCCGGGCGATGCTGGCGAGCCGCCTCACCCGGCGCGGCGTCACGCTCTCGGCGGCCTCGCTGGCGGCGTCCCTGGTCCGGGAGGCCGAGTCGGCTAGCCTGCCGGCCGGTCTGATCGGCGCGACGGCCTGGGCGGCGAGTCTGTTCGCGGCGGGCGGCGCCGCGGGGACGGTGCCGGCCGGAGTCCTGAACCTGGCGGGGGAGGTCCTGCGGATGATGGTGCTGTCCAGACTGAAGATCGCCGTGCCGGTGCTGCTGGCCCTCGCCGGCGCCGGGCTCATCTGGAATGGGATCGCGGGAGCGGGGCCGCAGGCCCAGGCCCCCAGGCCGGCCCAGCCGCCGCCCGCGAAGGCCACAGCGCCCGCCCCTCCGAAGTGGGCGCACATGACGTCCGACACCGGTTTCGAGTCGTGGGTACGGCTGGAAGACGGGCGGAACCTCTGGAAGTCCGACGAGTATGCCGGCGTCCACGACCCGGCATCGGGGACCGAGCTGTTCTACCAGCGCGGCGAGCCGATCGTGCGGCGGCCGGAACCAGTCGGGGTCAATCCCGACGGGAGCCGCGACGTCGGCTACGCCCTCGACCGCGCCGGCGTCAGGCCCCTCGATCCGGCCGAGATCCGCCGGCGGACGGCCCCCGAGGGGCGTCGGATCGTGGGCGGGAACTTCGCGTCCGACGCCGAGGTCGCGGACCTCGACGGGCGCCGCTGCCTCCGCATCGACATGTCCCGGCCCGACTCGCTCGGCAAATTGAGGCTGGCCGAGCAGACGTGGTACGACCTCGAGACGGGCCGGCCGGTCCGGCGGCGGGAGATCCTCCAGCTCGGCGAGCAGAGTCGATACAAGCGCGAGTACCGGACGACGACCATCGCCTACGGCGGGACCGGCCCGGCCGATATCTACGCCGTGGGCGTGCCGGCGGGGACGCCGATCGTGGATGAGGAGACGCTCAACAAGGTCAAGCTTCCGCCGACGCTTCAGCAGGCCTTCGAGGGCGCCGCGGAGTGCATCGAACGCCTCCCCCGATCGCTCCGCATCGTCGATGACGGGAATTACGGCCTGCAACTGACGTACTGGTCGGCCCCGGAGGGCTACCTCGAGGCGAGTGCCGCGAACGCCCGCGGCCACGACAGCCCGAGGATCTACGACGTCGGGCCCCCTCGGTCCTTCTTCGCGGACCATCAGGCTTCGTCCAAGGTCGAAATCCCGCGAGCCCTGCGGACCCGCCCGGGCAGGGACCTCCCGGCCGACGCGCTGGCCGCATGGCTGCCGATCGACAAGTCGGTGAACGTCCATCTCAACGACGGCAAGACGCAGTACGACCTGACGCGGCTGGTGGACGGGACGGGCAAGCGGAATCAGGTCCGGGTCCACGTCCTCCGGGGCGATTCATTCGACTCCCTCCCGAAGCCGATCCAGGAGACCTGGGGATATGCGTTCGACAACCGCCGGAACATCGAGGTCGTCCCGGCCGAGCCCGGCACGCCGCAGGGGCGGGTGACGATCAAGGTGGAATATCCCCAGATCCGCAGGCTCTATGAGGCGGATCCGGAGCACGGCTACGCCGTCGCTCGGAAGGTCGAGTGGTCGGGCCTCGATGGCGCCCGGATGAGGTTCCGGACCGATTCGAAGGCCGTCCGCTGGGCCCAGCTCCCCGGGGGAATCTGGTACGCCTCGGAATGGACGCAGCTCCACCACCTGGACCGGTTCGATGCCTCGGGCAAGCCCGAGGCCGAGCAGCAGGCGGACTCCACCAGGACCCGCCGCGTCGTCATCACGCCGATGGACCCGGAGAGATTCCCTCCGGACATCTTCGACGGCCAGAAGTTCCTCGACGCGGCGCGGAAGGAGGGGGCGAAGATCCAGGTGGATTGA
- a CDS encoding AAA family ATPase — translation MAQAAATTAQQKLSENDVQAIDRLRDAYSRLKSEIGRVIVGQHATVERLAICLFARGHALLMGVPGLAKTLLVSKLAETMSLNFNRIQFTPDLMPMDITGTDILQDTAEGRREFQFVHGPVFANIVLADEINRAPAKTQAAMLEAMQEHNVTVLGKSFHLDEPFLVLATQNPVEQEGTYPLPEAQLDRFMFLIELDYPSEAEEIQIARTTTGEALPKLERLMTPAEILAHQALVRRVPVPDHIYAYAARLVRKTRPSNPTAPAWIKPLVSWGAGPRAVQYLILGAKARAALLGSYMVRLEDVQEVATSVLTHRIITTFAAQAESIDARQIARRLVEETATDA, via the coding sequence ATGGCACAGGCGGCGGCCACGACGGCCCAGCAGAAGCTCAGCGAGAACGACGTCCAGGCCATCGACCGGCTCCGCGACGCCTATTCCCGGCTGAAGTCGGAGATCGGCCGCGTGATCGTCGGCCAGCACGCCACGGTGGAGCGGCTGGCCATCTGCCTGTTCGCCCGGGGGCATGCGCTGCTCATGGGCGTGCCCGGGCTGGCGAAGACGCTGCTGGTCAGCAAGCTCGCCGAGACGATGTCGCTGAACTTCAACCGGATCCAGTTCACCCCGGACCTGATGCCGATGGACATCACCGGGACGGACATCCTCCAGGACACGGCGGAGGGCCGCCGCGAGTTCCAGTTCGTCCACGGGCCGGTCTTCGCCAACATCGTCCTGGCCGACGAGATCAACCGGGCGCCCGCCAAGACCCAGGCGGCGATGCTCGAGGCGATGCAGGAGCACAACGTCACGGTCCTCGGCAAGTCGTTCCACCTCGACGAGCCGTTCCTGGTCCTGGCCACGCAGAACCCGGTCGAGCAGGAAGGCACCTACCCCCTGCCCGAGGCCCAGCTCGACCGCTTCATGTTCCTCATCGAGCTGGACTACCCGTCTGAGGCCGAGGAGATCCAGATCGCCCGGACGACCACCGGCGAGGCGTTGCCGAAGCTCGAGCGGCTGATGACGCCCGCGGAGATCCTCGCCCACCAGGCGCTGGTCCGCCGCGTCCCGGTCCCGGACCACATCTACGCCTACGCCGCCCGCCTCGTCCGCAAGACGAGGCCGAGCAACCCGACCGCCCCGGCCTGGATCAAGCCGCTGGTCTCGTGGGGGGCCGGGCCGCGGGCCGTGCAGTACCTGATCCTCGGGGCCAAGGCCCGCGCGGCGCTCCTGGGGAGCTACATGGTCCGCCTGGAGGACGTGCAGGAGGTGGCCACCTCGGTCCTCACCCACCGGATCATCACCACGTTCGCCGCCCAGGCCGAGTCCATCGACGCCCGCCAGATCGCGCGGCGGCTCGTCGAGGAGACGGCCACCGACGCCTGA
- a CDS encoding DUF58 domain-containing protein, with protein sequence MFPERRQRSFLDTRVLSRLSGFPLFARTPMLGSVSGRHPSPHRGSSVEFAEYRKYVPGDDLRRLDWRAYGRSDRFYVKEFEADTNLRCCLVLDTSGSMGYGSKEVTKIEYARRLAGGIAHLAIQQGDAAGVACVAGGIVRNLPPRRNPAHLSSLYDVLEQAQPKGETRIDEVLHELAETVRQRAFVVILSDLFIEPRRLAGGFQHLRFRRHDVAVFHLLDPKELSFDFRRPTRFLDMEGGPALFADPSEIAERYRKAIGGYLDDLKQVMLESAVDYHRVGIDEDYEQTLMRFLIGRARGKGAR encoded by the coding sequence ATGTTCCCCGAACGCCGCCAGCGGAGCTTCCTGGACACGCGGGTGCTCTCGCGCCTCTCGGGCTTCCCGCTGTTCGCCCGGACTCCCATGCTGGGCTCGGTCTCCGGGCGGCACCCGAGCCCCCACCGCGGCTCGAGCGTCGAGTTCGCGGAGTACCGCAAGTACGTCCCCGGGGACGACCTCCGGCGCCTCGACTGGCGGGCCTACGGGCGGTCCGACCGGTTCTACGTCAAGGAGTTCGAGGCCGACACCAACCTCCGCTGCTGCCTCGTCCTGGACACGAGCGGCTCCATGGGCTACGGCTCGAAGGAGGTCACCAAGATCGAGTACGCCCGCCGCCTCGCCGGGGGCATCGCCCACCTGGCCATCCAGCAGGGGGACGCCGCGGGCGTCGCGTGCGTGGCCGGCGGGATCGTCCGCAACCTGCCGCCCAGGCGCAATCCGGCCCACCTGTCCTCGCTCTACGACGTCCTCGAGCAGGCCCAGCCGAAGGGGGAGACGCGGATCGACGAGGTGCTCCACGAGCTGGCGGAGACCGTCCGCCAGCGGGCGTTCGTCGTGATCCTGTCCGACCTGTTCATCGAGCCCCGCCGGCTGGCCGGGGGCTTCCAGCACCTGAGGTTCCGCCGGCACGACGTCGCGGTCTTCCACCTGCTGGACCCGAAGGAGCTGAGCTTCGACTTCCGCCGGCCCACCCGGTTCCTCGACATGGAAGGCGGCCCCGCCCTCTTCGCCGACCCCAGCGAGATCGCCGAGCGGTACCGGAAGGCCATCGGCGGGTACCTCGACGACCTCAAGCAGGTCATGCTGGAGTCGGCCGTGGACTACCACCGCGTCGGCATCGACGAGGACTACGAGCAGACCCTGATGCGATTCCTGATCGGCCGGGCCCGGGGGAAGGGCGCCCGATGA
- a CDS encoding BatA domain-containing protein, producing MSFLQPMFLAAMPLVALPIIIHLINQRRYQTVRWGAMMFLLAANRMSRGFARIRQWLIMAFRMAAIAGLVVAISRPLAGGWLGMAAGTRPDTTIVLLDRSPSMQQTEEGGGGSKLETGRRQLVRTMETLGSGHWMLVESATNAPRELETPEALVATPSAGPVSASSDVPAMLLAARDYIRANKVGRTEVWICSDLRANDWDPEGGRWSSLREAFLEMSQSVRFHVLAYPRPAAENLAVRVTGVRRQPSGAGAELLVSLSIRREGADAKADEAATSSGDSGRRSIPVQVEIDGARSELTVEMTGPTFELKDHKIPLERTHVKGWGRVSIPADANPADNDDWFVFDEPAPRHAVVVAEDPQAARPLQLAASIPPAPQVKCSAEVVAPDKLAGVEWEKVSVLLWQAPLPTADAAKAVQAYVDRGGQVLFFPPRNPGPEEFRGVRWTAWEQPGKEASVATWRGDQDVLSQTQSGGPLPVGQLQVRRHCGLAGESTALASLAGGAPLLSRVSTDSGGVYLCGTTPAPGDSSMATNGVVLYVMVQRLSEAGAKVLGSTRELVAGPASGEDPSTWKRLAGADEGLSTDAALHRGIYRAGDRLIAVTRSPAEDLAPVVADDRLAGLFRGLDYSRVDDRAGNVGSLIQETWRLFLVGMMVAMVVEAALCMPRPRPSPAVAMVGGAAS from the coding sequence ATGAGCTTCCTCCAGCCGATGTTCCTGGCCGCGATGCCCCTGGTCGCCCTGCCGATCATCATCCACCTGATCAACCAGCGGCGGTACCAGACCGTGCGCTGGGGGGCGATGATGTTCCTCCTGGCGGCGAACCGCATGTCGCGCGGGTTCGCCCGGATCCGCCAGTGGCTGATCATGGCCTTCCGGATGGCGGCGATCGCCGGCCTGGTCGTCGCGATCAGCCGGCCGCTCGCCGGGGGCTGGCTGGGCATGGCCGCCGGCACCAGGCCGGACACGACGATCGTCCTGCTGGACCGCTCGCCCAGCATGCAGCAGACCGAGGAGGGGGGCGGCGGCTCCAAGCTGGAGACCGGCCGCCGGCAGCTCGTCCGGACGATGGAGACCCTGGGCTCCGGCCACTGGATGCTCGTCGAGAGCGCGACCAACGCGCCCCGCGAGCTGGAGACGCCGGAGGCCCTGGTCGCCACCCCGAGCGCCGGGCCGGTCAGCGCCTCGTCGGACGTGCCGGCCATGCTCCTGGCCGCGCGGGACTACATCCGGGCGAACAAGGTGGGCCGGACCGAGGTCTGGATCTGCTCCGACCTGCGGGCCAACGACTGGGACCCGGAGGGCGGCCGCTGGTCGTCGCTCCGCGAGGCGTTCCTGGAGATGTCGCAGTCCGTCCGCTTCCACGTCCTGGCCTATCCCCGGCCGGCCGCCGAGAACCTCGCCGTGCGGGTCACGGGCGTCCGCCGCCAGCCGTCCGGCGCCGGGGCGGAGCTGCTCGTCTCCCTGAGCATCCGCCGCGAGGGGGCCGACGCGAAGGCCGACGAGGCGGCCACCTCCTCGGGCGACTCGGGGAGGCGGTCGATCCCCGTGCAGGTCGAGATCGACGGCGCGCGGTCGGAGCTCACGGTCGAGATGACGGGCCCGACGTTCGAGCTGAAGGACCACAAGATCCCGCTCGAGCGGACGCACGTGAAGGGCTGGGGCCGGGTCTCGATCCCCGCCGACGCGAACCCGGCGGACAACGACGACTGGTTCGTCTTCGACGAGCCGGCGCCGCGGCACGCGGTGGTCGTGGCGGAGGACCCGCAGGCGGCCCGCCCGCTCCAGCTCGCCGCGTCGATCCCGCCGGCCCCGCAGGTGAAGTGCTCGGCCGAGGTCGTCGCCCCGGACAAGCTGGCGGGCGTGGAGTGGGAGAAGGTCTCGGTCCTGCTCTGGCAGGCCCCGCTGCCTACCGCGGACGCGGCCAAGGCGGTGCAGGCGTACGTGGACCGCGGCGGCCAGGTCCTGTTCTTCCCGCCCCGCAACCCCGGCCCCGAGGAGTTCCGCGGCGTCCGCTGGACGGCCTGGGAGCAGCCCGGCAAGGAGGCGTCGGTCGCCACCTGGCGGGGCGACCAGGACGTGCTCTCGCAGACCCAGAGCGGCGGCCCGCTGCCGGTCGGCCAGCTCCAGGTCCGCCGGCACTGCGGCCTGGCGGGCGAGTCCACCGCGCTGGCGAGCCTGGCCGGCGGGGCCCCCCTGCTCTCCCGCGTCTCGACGGACTCCGGCGGCGTCTACCTCTGCGGCACGACGCCGGCCCCGGGCGACTCCTCGATGGCCACCAACGGCGTGGTCCTCTACGTCATGGTCCAGCGGCTCTCCGAGGCCGGGGCGAAGGTCCTGGGCTCGACCCGCGAGCTCGTCGCCGGCCCCGCATCGGGCGAGGACCCCTCGACCTGGAAACGCCTCGCGGGCGCCGACGAGGGCCTCTCCACGGACGCGGCGCTCCACCGGGGCATCTACCGGGCGGGCGACCGGCTGATCGCCGTGACGCGATCCCCCGCGGAGGACCTCGCCCCGGTCGTCGCCGACGACCGCCTCGCCGGCCTCTTCCGGGGCCTGGATTACTCCCGGGTCGACGACCGCGCCGGCAACGTCGGCTCCCTCATCCAGGAGACCTGGCGGCTCTTCCTCGTCGGCATGATGGTGGCCATGGTGGTCGAGGCCGCGCTCTGCATGCCCCGCCCGCGGCCCTCGCCGGCCGTCGCGATGGTTGGAGGTGCCGCGTCATGA
- a CDS encoding squalene--hopene cyclase, whose protein sequence is MLPASPAWAQPSLPGARFGEVVPRDVREMYDRGIQYLASTQNEKGEWPGNTYEEGPGPVGLGLLVFLASGEDPNYGLYSNHVRRSLRNLITAQDAGTGIMGQSMYHHGFAMLALAESYGAVDERNLWPDGKAPRSVGQALELAVRAAVTSQKKNSLGGWRYSPDANDADTSVSGAVLVGLLAARNAGIEVPDAAIDRAVAYYKSMTSPSGQVAYSGGMGGFDESIARISIATLIYSVSRRKDMPEFKSALNYLRGRLEQQAAQQWAEYARYYEAQALFQGDLAAWEKWNNLLVRQLKQAQRPDGSFQGQLGQGLSTSFDLLALALNFRFLPIYER, encoded by the coding sequence ATGCTCCCGGCCTCACCGGCGTGGGCCCAGCCCTCCCTGCCCGGCGCCCGGTTCGGCGAGGTCGTGCCCAGGGACGTCCGCGAGATGTACGACCGCGGCATCCAGTACCTGGCCTCCACGCAGAATGAGAAGGGCGAGTGGCCCGGCAACACGTACGAGGAGGGCCCCGGCCCGGTCGGCCTCGGCCTCCTCGTCTTCCTCGCCTCGGGCGAGGATCCCAACTACGGGCTCTACAGCAACCACGTCCGCCGATCGCTGCGCAACCTCATCACGGCTCAGGACGCCGGCACGGGGATCATGGGGCAGAGCATGTACCACCACGGCTTCGCCATGCTCGCCCTGGCGGAGTCCTACGGCGCGGTGGACGAGCGGAACCTCTGGCCCGACGGCAAGGCCCCGCGCTCGGTCGGCCAGGCGCTGGAGCTGGCCGTCCGCGCGGCGGTCACGTCGCAGAAGAAGAACTCGCTCGGCGGCTGGCGGTACTCGCCGGACGCCAACGACGCGGACACCTCGGTCAGCGGGGCCGTGCTCGTGGGGCTGCTCGCCGCCAGGAACGCCGGCATCGAGGTCCCGGACGCCGCCATCGACCGGGCCGTCGCCTACTACAAGTCGATGACCTCGCCGTCCGGACAGGTCGCCTACAGCGGCGGGATGGGCGGCTTCGACGAGTCGATCGCGCGGATCTCGATCGCCACGCTGATCTACTCGGTCTCGCGCCGCAAGGACATGCCCGAGTTCAAGTCCGCCCTCAATTACCTCCGCGGCCGGCTGGAGCAGCAGGCCGCGCAGCAATGGGCGGAATACGCCCGCTACTACGAGGCCCAGGCCCTCTTCCAGGGCGACCTCGCCGCCTGGGAGAAGTGGAACAACCTGCTGGTCCGGCAGCTCAAGCAGGCGCAGCGGCCCGACGGCAGCTTCCAGGGCCAGCTCGGCCAGGGGCTGTCCACGTCGTTTGACCTCCTGGCCCTGGCGCTCAATTTCCGCTTCCTGCCCATTTACGAACGGTAA